In the genome of Pseudomonas protegens, one region contains:
- the nudC gene encoding NAD(+) diphosphatase, translating to MIERWTTAVLDTQLPGGWAVARGPDGFLYDDNGALFPRHWLKGQDLPLLAEHGIGHLDGEPVYLLELSGRADVAGCGWKGLRAFMLEGDHTLYKVLGYAAQIGTWAREHRFCGSCGRAMRQVPGERAMYCEPCDLRAYPRISPSMIVLVTRGDEILLARSPRFVTGVYSTLAGFAEPGESAEDCLIREVREEVSIEVKNIQYVGSQCWPFPHSMMLGFHAEYAGGEIVPQEDEIEDAQWFNVHALPPLPASRSIARYLIDLYVARRLGHAEPVLPG from the coding sequence ATGATTGAACGCTGGACCACCGCAGTACTGGATACCCAACTTCCTGGCGGCTGGGCCGTGGCCCGTGGCCCGGACGGCTTTCTTTATGACGACAACGGCGCGCTGTTCCCGCGGCACTGGCTCAAGGGCCAGGACCTGCCGCTGCTGGCCGAGCACGGCATCGGCCATCTCGATGGCGAGCCGGTGTACCTGCTGGAGCTCAGCGGCCGCGCCGACGTGGCGGGCTGCGGCTGGAAAGGCCTGCGGGCCTTCATGCTGGAGGGCGATCACACCCTGTACAAGGTCCTGGGCTATGCCGCGCAGATCGGCACCTGGGCCCGGGAGCATCGCTTCTGCGGCAGTTGCGGCCGGGCCATGCGGCAAGTGCCGGGGGAGCGGGCGATGTACTGCGAGCCCTGCGATCTGCGGGCCTACCCGCGGATTTCACCGAGCATGATCGTGCTGGTCACTCGCGGCGACGAGATTCTCCTGGCCCGTTCGCCGCGTTTCGTCACCGGGGTCTACAGCACCCTGGCCGGCTTTGCCGAGCCCGGCGAGTCGGCGGAGGACTGCCTGATCCGCGAGGTGCGCGAAGAGGTGAGCATCGAGGTCAAGAACATCCAGTACGTGGGCAGCCAGTGCTGGCCGTTCCCGCATTCGATGATGCTGGGCTTCCATGCCGAGTACGCCGGCGGCGAAATCGTGCCCCAGGAAGACGAGATCGAGGACGCCCAGTGGTTCAACGTCCATGCGCTGCCGCCGTTGCCGGCCTCGCGCTCGATTGCCCGCTACCTGATCGACCTCTATGTGGCGCGTCGTCTAGGCCACGCTGAACCAGTGCTGCCAGGCTAG
- a CDS encoding acyl-CoA dehydrogenase family protein produces MTEHQVINPLSLGVDYAPLAERFRPIFQRIAAGAVEREHSRTLPYEPIQWLKQAGFGAVRVPVEYGGGGASLPQLLQLLIELAEADANVPQALRGHFAFAEDRLNAAPGPGRDLWFKRFVEGDIVGCAWTEIGAVEIGQVITKVTPDGEKWRLNGEKFYSTGSIFSDWIDVYAQRTDTGGDVIAAVRTRQPGIQQSDDWDGFGQRTTGSGTSRFNDAEVEAENIIDFATRFKYQTAFYQLVLLATLAGIGRAALRDVAHEVRVRKRIYSHGNAPQVSADAQVQQVVGEIAALVYAAEAAAVRAAAPAQQAYLARFAGDEAQERAANVAAEIESATAQVVVTELIQRATSELFNALGASDIRQGKALDRHWRNARTVSSHNPVIYKARIVGDWQINGSEPPFVWQIGNGPQR; encoded by the coding sequence ATGACTGAACACCAGGTAATCAATCCATTGTCCTTGGGGGTCGATTACGCGCCTCTGGCCGAGCGCTTCCGCCCGATCTTCCAGCGCATCGCCGCCGGTGCCGTGGAGCGCGAGCACAGCCGCACCTTGCCTTATGAACCCATCCAGTGGCTCAAGCAGGCCGGCTTCGGCGCCGTGCGGGTGCCCGTGGAATATGGCGGCGGCGGTGCCTCCCTGCCCCAGCTGTTGCAACTGCTGATCGAGCTGGCCGAAGCCGACGCCAATGTGCCCCAGGCCCTGCGCGGGCACTTCGCCTTTGCCGAGGACCGTCTCAACGCTGCGCCCGGGCCGGGCCGGGATCTGTGGTTCAAGCGCTTTGTCGAGGGCGATATCGTCGGCTGCGCCTGGACCGAGATCGGCGCGGTGGAGATTGGCCAGGTCATTACCAAGGTGACGCCGGACGGCGAAAAATGGCGCCTCAACGGCGAGAAGTTCTACAGCACCGGCAGCATTTTCTCCGACTGGATCGATGTCTACGCCCAGCGCACGGACACCGGCGGCGATGTGATCGCGGCGGTGCGCACCCGTCAGCCGGGCATCCAGCAGAGCGACGACTGGGACGGTTTCGGCCAGCGCACCACCGGCAGTGGCACCTCGCGCTTCAACGACGCCGAAGTCGAGGCCGAGAACATCATCGACTTCGCCACCCGCTTCAAGTACCAGACGGCCTTCTACCAACTGGTGCTGCTGGCGACCCTGGCCGGGATCGGCCGCGCCGCGCTGCGCGACGTGGCCCACGAAGTGCGGGTGCGCAAGCGCATCTACAGTCACGGCAACGCGCCCCAGGTCAGCGCCGATGCCCAGGTGCAGCAAGTGGTGGGCGAGATTGCCGCCCTGGTGTACGCGGCCGAGGCCGCGGCGGTCCGCGCGGCGGCGCCGGCCCAACAGGCCTACCTGGCGCGCTTTGCCGGGGATGAGGCGCAGGAGCGAGCGGCCAATGTGGCGGCGGAAATCGAATCGGCCACGGCCCAGGTGGTAGTCACCGAACTGATCCAGCGTGCCACCAGTGAGCTGTTCAACGCCCTCGGCGCCTCGGACATTCGCCAGGGCAAGGCCCTGGACCGGCATTGGCGCAATGCGCGGACCGTGTCGTCCCATAACCCGGTGATCTACAAGGCACGGATTGTCGGTGACTGGCAGATCAACGGCAGCGAACCGCCTTTTGTCTGGCAGATCGGCAACGGCCCGCAACGCTAA
- a CDS encoding ATP-binding protein: protein MLRILVRLYLITIVAFSAAIYLIPDLVIKVFHERFVDYNLEQSRGLQGLIVKQFRAVPAAQWPDLVKEMDQEFHPLQVALVRIDDPDFSPYERERLARGEKVVRLGDWGWRTLAVSPLDEQLAVKLVVPPDPLDVNLLYWSINVLIVAVLLACLLLWVRPHWRDLERLKRTAERFGKGHLSERTQLPGSSNIGSLAHVFDTMAGDIEQLLNQQRDLLNAVSHELRTPLTRLDFGLALVLSDDLPAASRERLQGLVAHIRELDELVLELLSYSRLQNPACLPEQVEVSLDEFIDSILGSVDDELESDLVIDVLLHGTLERFTLDPRLTARALQNLLRNATRYCEKRIQVGVLVSDERCEIWVDDDGIGIPDAERERVFEPFYRLDRSRDRSTGGFGLGLAISRRALQAQDGTLTAEASPLGGARFRLSLPRPQGAKAH from the coding sequence ATGCTGCGCATCCTGGTCCGGCTGTACCTGATCACCATCGTCGCCTTCAGCGCGGCGATCTACCTGATTCCGGACCTGGTGATCAAGGTCTTCCACGAGCGCTTCGTGGATTACAACCTGGAACAGTCCCGCGGCCTGCAAGGCCTGATCGTCAAGCAGTTCCGCGCCGTTCCCGCCGCGCAGTGGCCGGATCTGGTCAAGGAAATGGACCAGGAGTTCCATCCGCTGCAAGTGGCCCTGGTACGCATCGACGACCCGGATTTCAGCCCTTACGAACGCGAGCGCCTGGCCCGCGGCGAAAAGGTGGTGCGCCTGGGGGACTGGGGCTGGCGCACCCTGGCGGTGTCGCCGCTGGACGAGCAACTGGCGGTCAAGCTGGTGGTGCCGCCGGATCCGCTGGACGTCAACCTGCTGTACTGGAGCATCAACGTGCTGATCGTCGCGGTGCTGCTGGCCTGCCTGCTGCTTTGGGTCAGGCCGCACTGGCGCGATCTTGAGCGCTTGAAGCGCACCGCCGAGCGCTTCGGCAAGGGCCACTTGAGTGAACGCACGCAGCTGCCCGGCAGCTCCAACATCGGCAGCCTGGCCCATGTCTTCGACACCATGGCCGGGGACATCGAGCAGCTCCTCAACCAGCAGCGGGACCTGCTCAACGCCGTGTCCCATGAGCTGCGCACCCCCTTGACCCGGCTGGATTTCGGCCTGGCCCTGGTGCTCTCCGACGATCTGCCGGCGGCCAGCCGCGAGCGCCTGCAAGGGCTGGTGGCGCATATCCGCGAGCTGGATGAACTGGTGCTGGAATTGCTGTCCTACAGCCGCCTGCAGAACCCGGCCTGCTTGCCGGAGCAGGTCGAGGTGTCCCTGGACGAGTTCATCGACAGCATCCTGGGCAGCGTCGACGACGAGCTGGAGTCGGATCTGGTCATCGATGTGCTGCTACACGGCACCCTGGAGCGTTTCACCCTGGACCCGCGGCTCACCGCCCGGGCCCTGCAGAACCTGCTGCGCAACGCCACCCGCTACTGCGAGAAACGCATCCAGGTCGGGGTGCTGGTCAGCGACGAGCGCTGCGAGATCTGGGTGGACGATGACGGCATCGGCATTCCCGACGCTGAGCGCGAACGGGTGTTCGAGCCGTTCTATCGCCTGGATCGCAGCCGCGACCGCTCCACCGGCGGTTTTGGCCTGGGGCTGGCCATCAGCCGTCGCGCCCTGCAGGCCCAGGACGGCACCCTGACCGCCGAGGCCTCGCCCCTGGGCGGCGCACGTTTTCGCCTGAGCCTGCCCCGGCCGCAAGGGGCGAAAGCCCACTGA
- a CDS encoding crotonase/enoyl-CoA hydratase family protein, translating into MSEYQAFRVELADNIAHVQINRPEKINAMNAAFWSEIVEIFRWIDDTDAVRVVVLSGAGKHFSSGIDLMLLAGVANELGKDVGRNARLLRRKILQLQSSFNAVDNCRKPVLAAIQGYCLGGAIDLISACDMRYAADDAQFSIKEIDIGMAADVGTLQRLPRIIGDGMLRELAYTGRTFGAEEARHIGLVNRTYRDAASLLDGVMEIAREIAAKSPIAVSGTKKMLSYMRDHRIDDGLEYVATWNAAMLQSTDLRVAIAAHMSKQKPEFLD; encoded by the coding sequence ATGTCCGAATACCAAGCCTTTCGCGTCGAACTCGCTGACAACATCGCCCATGTGCAGATCAACCGCCCGGAAAAGATCAATGCCATGAACGCTGCGTTCTGGAGCGAGATCGTCGAGATCTTCCGCTGGATCGACGACACCGACGCGGTGCGGGTGGTGGTGCTCAGCGGCGCCGGCAAGCACTTTTCCTCAGGCATCGACCTGATGCTGCTGGCCGGGGTGGCCAACGAACTGGGCAAGGACGTGGGCCGCAACGCGCGCCTGCTGCGGCGCAAGATCCTGCAACTGCAATCCTCCTTCAATGCCGTGGACAACTGCCGCAAGCCGGTGCTGGCGGCGATCCAGGGCTACTGCCTGGGCGGCGCCATCGACCTGATCAGCGCCTGCGACATGCGTTACGCCGCCGATGACGCGCAGTTCTCGATCAAGGAAATCGACATCGGCATGGCCGCCGATGTCGGCACACTGCAACGTTTGCCGCGTATCATCGGCGACGGCATGTTGCGCGAGCTGGCCTACACTGGGCGCACCTTCGGTGCCGAGGAAGCGCGTCACATCGGCCTGGTCAACCGCACCTACCGCGATGCCGCCAGCCTGCTGGACGGGGTCATGGAGATTGCCCGGGAGATTGCCGCCAAGTCGCCGATCGCGGTCAGCGGCACCAAGAAAATGCTCAGCTACATGCGTGACCACCGGATCGACGACGGCCTGGAATATGTCGCCACCTGGAACGCCGCGATGCTGCAATCCACCGACTTGCGTGTGGCCATTGCCGCCCACATGAGCAAACAGAAACCCGAATTTCTGGATTGA
- the sfnG gene encoding dimethylsulfone monooxygenase SfnG: protein MSQQAVKFAYWVPNVSGGLVVSKIEQRTHWGIDYNRKLAQIAEEAGFEYALTQIRFTAGYGAEYQHESVAFSHALLAATSKLKVIAAILPGPWQPALAAKQLATIDQLTNGRIAVNIVSGWFKGEFQAIGEHWLEHDERYRRSEEFIRSLRGIWSQDHFTFKGDFYRFDNYSLKPKPLGQPEIFQGGSSRAARDMAARVSDWYFTNGNSVEGIKAQVDDIRAKAAANQHSVKVGVNAFVIARDTEEEARAVLAEIIDKADPQAVNAFGDAAKQAGKASPEGEGNWAKSSFEDLVQYNDGFKTNLIGTPQQIAQRIVELKAVGVDLVLAGFLHFQEEVEYFGKRVLPLVRELEAQARLKEQEAAA, encoded by the coding sequence ATGAGTCAGCAAGCCGTCAAATTTGCCTATTGGGTGCCCAACGTCAGCGGTGGTCTGGTGGTGAGCAAGATCGAGCAGCGCACCCACTGGGGCATCGACTACAACCGCAAACTGGCGCAGATCGCCGAGGAGGCCGGTTTCGAATACGCCCTGACCCAGATCCGCTTCACCGCCGGCTATGGCGCCGAGTACCAGCACGAGTCGGTGGCCTTCAGCCACGCGCTGCTGGCCGCCACCAGCAAGCTCAAGGTGATCGCGGCGATCCTGCCCGGGCCCTGGCAACCGGCGCTGGCGGCCAAGCAGCTGGCCACCATCGATCAACTGACCAATGGCCGGATCGCGGTGAACATTGTCAGCGGCTGGTTCAAGGGCGAGTTCCAGGCGATTGGCGAGCACTGGCTGGAGCACGACGAGCGCTATCGCCGTTCCGAGGAATTCATCCGTTCCCTGCGCGGGATCTGGAGCCAGGACCACTTCACCTTCAAGGGCGACTTCTATCGCTTTGACAACTACAGCCTCAAGCCCAAGCCCCTGGGCCAGCCGGAGATCTTCCAGGGCGGCAGTTCGCGGGCGGCGCGGGACATGGCGGCCAGGGTGTCGGACTGGTACTTCACCAATGGCAACAGCGTCGAGGGGATCAAGGCCCAGGTGGACGATATCCGCGCCAAGGCCGCGGCCAACCAGCATTCGGTGAAAGTCGGGGTGAATGCCTTTGTGATCGCCCGGGACACCGAGGAAGAAGCCCGGGCGGTGCTGGCGGAGATTATCGACAAGGCCGATCCGCAGGCGGTGAATGCCTTTGGCGATGCAGCCAAGCAGGCCGGCAAGGCCTCGCCCGAAGGCGAGGGCAACTGGGCCAAGTCCAGCTTCGAGGACCTGGTGCAGTACAACGACGGCTTCAAGACCAACCTGATCGGCACCCCGCAGCAGATTGCCCAGCGCATCGTCGAGTTGAAGGCGGTGGGGGTGGACCTGGTGCTGGCGGGGTTCCTGCATTTTCAGGAAGAGGTTGAGTATTTCGGTAAGCGGGTATTGCCCCTGGTGCGGGAGCTGGAAGCCCAGGCCCGGCTCAAGGAGCAAGAAGCGGCGGCTTGA
- a CDS encoding response regulator transcription factor, whose amino-acid sequence MPNILLVEDDTALSELIASYLERNGYQVSVISRGDQVRERAKASPPDLVILDLMLPGLDGLQVCRLLRADSATLPILMLTARDDSHDQVLGLEMGADDYVTKPCEPRVLLARVRTLLRRSSLGEPQTASDQILMGNLCIDLCERTVTWREQLVELSSGEYNLLVVLARHAGEVLSRDQILQRLRGIEFNGTDRSVDVAISKLRRKFDDHAGEARKIKTVWGKGYLFSRSEWEC is encoded by the coding sequence ATGCCCAATATTCTTCTTGTCGAAGACGACACCGCGCTCTCGGAGCTGATTGCCAGCTACCTGGAGCGCAATGGCTATCAGGTCAGTGTGATCAGTCGCGGCGATCAGGTGCGCGAACGGGCCAAGGCCAGTCCGCCGGACCTGGTGATCCTCGATCTGATGCTGCCGGGCTTGGATGGTTTGCAGGTCTGTCGCTTGTTGCGCGCCGATTCGGCCACCTTGCCGATCCTGATGCTGACCGCCCGCGATGATAGCCATGATCAGGTGTTGGGTCTGGAAATGGGCGCCGACGACTATGTGACAAAACCTTGCGAACCGCGAGTGCTGCTGGCCCGGGTGCGTACCCTGTTGCGCCGCAGCAGCCTCGGCGAGCCGCAGACCGCCAGCGACCAGATCCTCATGGGCAACCTGTGCATCGACCTGTGCGAGCGCACCGTGACCTGGCGCGAACAGTTGGTGGAGCTGTCCAGTGGCGAGTACAACCTGCTGGTGGTGCTGGCCCGGCATGCCGGCGAAGTGCTGAGCCGCGACCAGATCCTCCAGCGGCTGCGGGGCATCGAGTTCAACGGCACCGACCGCTCGGTGGACGTGGCCATTTCCAAGTTGCGGCGCAAGTTCGACGACCACGCCGGCGAAGCGCGCAAGATCAAGACCGTCTGGGGCAAGGGTTACCTGTTCAGCCGCTCCGAGTGGGAATGCTGA
- a CDS encoding TSUP family transporter, with translation MPFELSVDLTTLAILALVAFIAGFIDAIAGGGGLLTTPALLTAGLPPHLVLGTNKLSSTFGSATASFTFYRRKLFHPRQWMHAIVGTLVGALTGAIVAHYLPAEWLNKMLPVIVFACGLYLLFGGTPKAPLDSDAPIKKKWQSSQGFSLGFYDGVAGPGTGAFWTVSSLLLYPIDLVKASGVARSMNFVSNIAALSVFVFSGQVDWIIGLCMGLSVMVGAFFGARTAISGGAKFIRPVFITVVLGLTVRLAWQHWFSVA, from the coding sequence ATGCCCTTCGAACTCAGCGTAGACCTGACCACCCTCGCCATTCTCGCCCTCGTGGCCTTCATCGCTGGTTTCATCGACGCCATTGCCGGCGGTGGCGGCCTGCTCACCACCCCGGCCCTGCTCACCGCCGGCTTGCCGCCGCATCTGGTGCTGGGGACCAACAAGCTCAGCTCGACCTTCGGCTCGGCCACCGCCAGCTTCACCTTCTACCGGCGCAAGCTGTTCCACCCCAGGCAGTGGATGCACGCCATCGTCGGCACCCTGGTGGGCGCGCTGACCGGGGCCATCGTCGCCCATTACCTGCCGGCCGAGTGGCTGAACAAGATGCTGCCGGTGATCGTCTTCGCCTGCGGCCTGTACCTGTTGTTCGGCGGCACGCCCAAGGCGCCGCTGGACAGCGATGCACCGATCAAGAAGAAGTGGCAATCGAGCCAGGGCTTCAGCCTGGGCTTCTACGACGGCGTGGCCGGGCCCGGCACCGGAGCGTTCTGGACCGTGAGCAGCCTGCTGCTCTACCCCATCGACCTGGTCAAGGCCAGCGGCGTGGCCCGCAGCATGAACTTCGTCAGCAACATCGCGGCGCTGTCGGTGTTCGTGTTCTCCGGGCAGGTGGACTGGATCATCGGCCTGTGCATGGGCCTGTCGGTGATGGTCGGGGCCTTCTTCGGGGCACGCACCGCGATCAGCGGTGGTGCCAAGTTCATTCGCCCGGTGTTCATCACCGTGGTGCTCGGATTGACCGTGCGCCTAGCCTGGCAGCACTGGTTCAGCGTGGCCTAG
- a CDS encoding efflux RND transporter periplasmic adaptor subunit: MSNKLLAPLCLLVLATALSACSKTEGEQAPPTATVRIETVQSQALSITSELSGRIAAPRSAEVRARVAGVVLKQTFREGSDVKQGDVLFRIDPAPFQADLDSARANLSKAEASAFQARLQEQRFAKLIADQAISGQEYDNARAARRQADAEVAANQAAVKRAKLNLDFATVTAPISGRVGRALVTEGALVGQNESTPMALIQQLNPIHADLTQSTRELNELRRALRAGQLQQVGKDQAKATLIQDDGSLYPLPGKLLFADISVDPGTGQIILRSEFPNPDLDLLPGSFVRVRLEQAVNQQGISVPQRAIQRDSAGIAQVLLVDAENRVVQHPVQLGGVQKDRWIVTEGLKPGDRVIVEGLQHARPGEQVQIDATPLALAQPPGQ; the protein is encoded by the coding sequence ATGTCGAATAAACTCCTCGCGCCACTCTGCCTGCTGGTTCTGGCGACGGCGTTGAGTGCCTGCAGCAAGACCGAAGGCGAACAGGCACCACCGACCGCCACCGTGCGGATCGAGACGGTGCAGAGCCAGGCCTTGTCCATCACCAGCGAACTGAGCGGACGCATCGCCGCGCCACGCAGTGCTGAAGTGCGCGCCCGGGTGGCCGGTGTGGTGCTGAAGCAGACCTTCCGCGAAGGCTCCGACGTCAAGCAGGGCGATGTGCTGTTCCGCATCGATCCGGCGCCCTTCCAGGCCGACCTGGACAGCGCCCGGGCCAACCTGAGCAAGGCCGAAGCCAGCGCCTTCCAGGCGCGCCTGCAGGAGCAGCGCTTTGCCAAGCTGATCGCCGACCAGGCCATCAGCGGCCAGGAATACGACAACGCCCGGGCAGCACGGCGCCAGGCCGACGCCGAGGTGGCGGCCAATCAGGCCGCGGTCAAGCGCGCCAAGCTCAACCTGGACTTCGCCACCGTCACCGCGCCGATTTCCGGGCGTGTCGGCCGCGCCCTGGTCACCGAAGGCGCCCTGGTGGGCCAGAACGAATCCACCCCCATGGCGCTGATCCAGCAGTTGAACCCGATCCACGCCGACCTGACCCAATCCACCCGCGAGCTCAACGAACTGCGCCGGGCCTTGCGCGCCGGGCAGTTGCAGCAGGTCGGCAAGGACCAGGCCAAGGCCACCCTGATCCAGGACGACGGCAGCCTCTACCCGTTGCCGGGCAAGTTGCTGTTCGCCGACATCAGCGTCGACCCGGGCACCGGGCAGATCATCCTGCGCAGTGAGTTCCCCAACCCAGACCTCGACCTGCTGCCGGGCAGCTTCGTGCGGGTGCGCCTGGAGCAGGCCGTCAACCAACAGGGCATCAGCGTGCCGCAACGGGCCATCCAGCGTGACAGCGCCGGCATCGCCCAGGTACTGCTGGTGGATGCCGAAAACCGCGTGGTGCAGCACCCGGTGCAACTGGGCGGGGTGCAGAAAGACCGCTGGATCGTCACCGAGGGCCTCAAGCCCGGTGACCGAGTCATTGTCGAAGGCTTGCAGCACGCCCGTCCCGGCGAGCAGGTGCAGATCGACGCCACTCCCCTTGCACTCGCCCAGCCCCCTGGCCAGTAG